From a region of the Lactuca sativa cultivar Salinas chromosome 4, Lsat_Salinas_v11, whole genome shotgun sequence genome:
- the LOC111917724 gene encoding vacuolar iron transporter 1, with protein sequence MGTVGESEKYLLNRHKEHHFTAGEVVRDIIIGVSDGLTVPFALAAGLSGANASSSIILTAGIAEVAAGAISMGLGGYLAAKSEADHYARELQREQEEIDTIPDTEAAEVAEILAEYGVEPHEYQPVVNALRKNPKAWLDFMMKFELGLEKPDPKRALQSALTIAIAYVLGGAVPLSPYMFIPIAEKALVASVIVTIFALLVFGFAKGYFTGDRPVWSALQTALIGVIASAAAFGLAKAVQG encoded by the exons ATGGGCACCGTCGGTGAATCGGAAAAGTATTTACTGAATCGGCACAAGGAGCACCACTTCACCGCCGGTGAAGTTGTCCGTGATATCATCATCGGCGTTTCCGATGGTCTTACCGTCCCCTTCGCTCTCGCGGCGGGGCTTTCCGGTGCCAATGCTTCGTCTTCCATCATCCTCACCGCCGGAATCGCGGAGGTTGCTGCTGGTGCTATCTCCATGGGACTCGGCGG GTATTTGGCTGCGAAAAGTGAGGCTGATCATTACGCTAGAGAGCTACAGAGAGAACAAGAAGAAATTGATACCATACCTGATACAG AGGCGGCTGAAGTTGCAGAGATACTAGCAGAATATGGCGTGGAGCCACATGAATATCAACCCGTGGTGAATGCTCTGAGAAAGAACCCAAAAGCATGGCTTGATTTCATGATGAA ATTTGAACTTGGACTTGAGAAGCCCGATCCAAAAAGAGCACTTCAAAGCGCACTAACAATAGCTATAGCTTATGTCTTGGGTGGAGCGGTCCCCCTCTCACCTTACATGTTCATCCCAATCGCTGAAAAAGCGTTGGTTGCATCCGTCATTGTGACCATATTCGCGTTGTTGGTCTTTGGGTTTGCCAAAGGTTACTTCACTGGCGACAGACCGGTGTGGAGCGCGCTGCAGACTGCCCTGATTGGGGTCATAGCATCTGCAGCCGCTTTCGGCCTTGCCAAGGCCGTGCAAGGATAG